A region from the Pseudomonas promysalinigenes genome encodes:
- a CDS encoding response regulator, with amino-acid sequence MRLLLVEDDIALGEGICDGLRQEGYTLDWLRDGVSGLHALQHEAFDLVILDLGLPRMDGIELLRRVRAGGNSLPVLILTARDALDDRINGLDAGADDYLVKPFDVNELKARLRALLRRSAGRAKVLIEHAGVSLDPATQQVHYNGAEVVLTPKEYVLLHELLAQPGKVFTRERLTQLLYGWDEEPESNTLEVNIYHLRKKLFNGLIRTVRGIGYLVEAKA; translated from the coding sequence ATGCGGCTGCTGCTGGTTGAGGATGACATCGCACTGGGTGAAGGAATCTGCGACGGGTTACGCCAGGAGGGTTACACCCTCGACTGGCTGCGCGACGGTGTCAGCGGTTTGCATGCACTGCAGCATGAGGCCTTTGACCTGGTGATTCTCGACCTTGGGTTGCCCCGCATGGATGGTATCGAGCTACTGCGGCGGGTGCGCGCTGGCGGCAATTCGCTGCCAGTGCTCATCCTCACCGCCCGGGATGCCCTGGACGATCGTATCAATGGCCTGGATGCTGGCGCTGACGACTACCTGGTCAAGCCGTTCGACGTCAACGAGTTGAAGGCACGTTTGCGTGCCTTGCTGCGGCGTAGCGCCGGGCGTGCCAAGGTTCTGATCGAACATGCCGGGGTCAGCCTCGACCCTGCCACGCAGCAGGTGCACTACAACGGCGCTGAAGTGGTGCTCACGCCGAAGGAGTATGTATTGTTGCACGAGCTGCTGGCGCAACCGGGCAAGGTGTTCACCCGCGAGCGCCTGACACAGTTGCTGTATGGCTGGGACGAAGAGCCTGAAAGCAATACCCTGGAGGTCAATATCTACCACTTGCGCAAGAAGCTGTTCAACGGGCTGATCCGCACCGTGCGCGGTATCGGCTACCTGGTCGAGGCCAAGGCATGA